The following are encoded in a window of Glandiceps talaboti chromosome 5, keGlaTala1.1, whole genome shotgun sequence genomic DNA:
- the LOC144435378 gene encoding uncharacterized protein LOC144435378: MGLEVERFVSHIQKDLICPICRCVYVDPVTNFPNCSHIYCSACIRKRLHSESSRFCPICDEPLKEVLQKPSLGLQNRLLSLEIACNQGCGASTKLKDLPRHLEKDCGLTYVNCPHSLRGCKFRILRKDLKGHIERCDYRWAVCEACGFKTYRCQLFTHQKKKMCMARKLANEKVRSVIETRKDIREHQIEIKFDRFALERELDRVERASIEQRYNSENESVDSYETSSSSNNTLAITNGEVGSIRTQSAFTADSIRSEGLPPRMTHSASSLARLPVPSPSRAGDHPINCSRCRRKFKQVKNHAKACSWHRGIVAKYDINRIKVCVVPLLVFGNGLLGYIVMATNAKKIVANVYDYIVVALDDKMYRC; this comes from the exons ATGGGTCTGGAAGTAGAACGTTTTGTTAGCCACATCCAGAAGGATCTAATATGTCCAATTTGCCGATGTGTTTACGTTGATCCTGTTACCAATTTCCCAAACTGTTCACATATCTATTGCTCTGCTTGTATTCGTAAACGGTTACACTCAGAAAGTTCTCGGTTTTGTCCTATATGCGACGAACCATTGAAGGAGGTTCTACAGAAACCGTCACTCGGGTTGCAGAATCGATTGCTGTCGTTGGAAATTGCATGCAACCAGGGTTGCGGTGCAAGTACAAAATTAAAAGACTTGCCGAGACATCTTGAGAAGGACTGCGGGCTGACGTACGTCAATTGCCCACATTCTCTGCGGGGATGCAAGTTTCGAATTCTCCGCAAGGACCTGAAAGGGCACATTGAGAGGTGTGATTATAGATGGGCGGTTTGCGAAGCTTGTGGGTTTAAAACATACCGATGCCAGCTGTTTACCCATCAGAAGAAGAAGATGTGTATGGCTAGAAAGTTGGCTAACGAAAAAGTTCGAAGTGTTATAGAAACCAGGAAAGATATACGAGAACATCAAATAGAGATAAAGTTTGATCGGTTCGCGTTGGAGAGAGAACTTGACAGAGTTGAGAGGGCTAGCATCGAACAACGATACAACTCGGAGAATGAAAGTGTCGATAGTTATGaaactagtagtagtagcaacaACACGTTGGCTATAACGAACGGAGAGGTGGGATCGATACGGACGCAAAGTGCGTTTACTGCTGACAGTATTCGATCTGAAGGTTTGCCTCCTAGAATGACACACAGCGCAAGTAGTTTGGCACGTCTACCGGTCCCGTCACCATCCAGAGCCGGCGACCACCCTATAAATTGCAGTCGATGTAGACGAAAGTTTAAACAGGTGAAGAACCACGCTAAGGCCTGCTCCTGGCACAGAGGG ATCGTCGCCAAGTACGATATAAACCGGATAAAAGTATGCGTTGTTCCACTGTTAGTATTCGGCAACGGTCTGCTAGGATACATTGTAATGGCTACTAACGCAAAGAAAATTGTAGCAAATGTATACGATTATATTGTTGTTGCCCTAGACGATAAGATGTACCGATGTTAG